In one window of Cydia fagiglandana chromosome 10, ilCydFagi1.1, whole genome shotgun sequence DNA:
- the LOC134668234 gene encoding pupal cuticle protein C1B-like: MSFKIVLFACVASVCQAAGILAPVAYGGYPYNNYPAQPAIATHQSNILRSPFNLGQISTYSKAIDTPFSSVRKSDVRVSNPGIAVGGLGLASAYHGLPAYHGLATPAIHGLPVTTAYHGAVAAPLVSHVGVSPYAAPVAKVATAGGLLGVAYSAAPAVSHMTYSNGLGLTYAW, encoded by the exons ATGTCTTTCAAA ATCGTTCTCTTCGCATGTGTGGCCTCAGTCTGCCAGGCTGCAGGCATACTTGCTCCTGTCGCCTACGGCGGCTACCCTTACAACAACTATCCGGCTCAACCTGCCATCGCCACGCACCAGTCGAATATACTGAGGTCGCCTTTTAACCTTGGACAG ATATCAACATATTCAAAGGCAATCGACACACCATTCTCAAGCGTGCGTAAATCCGATGTGCGAGTCAGCAACCCCGGAATAGCGGTCGGTGGGCTCGGCTTGGCGTCGGCGTACCATGGTCTACCCGCGTACCATGGTCTGGCCACGCCCGCCATTCATGGCCTACCAGTGACCACGGCGTATCATGGAGCCGTGGCTGCGCCACTGGTGTCCCATGTTGGTGTTTCTCCTTATGCTGCTCCTGTTGCTAAA GTGGCAACAGCTGGTGGACTTCTTGGCGTAGCATATTCCGCGGCTCCCGCTGTTTCTCACATGACCTACAGCAACGGACTTGGCCTGACCTATGCATGGTAG